One genomic segment of Falco peregrinus isolate bFalPer1 chromosome 7, bFalPer1.pri, whole genome shotgun sequence includes these proteins:
- the SRSF7 gene encoding serine/arginine-rich splicing factor 7 isoform X2 produces the protein MSRYGRYGGETKVYVGNLGTGAGKGELERAFSYYGPLRTVWIARNPPGFAFVEFEDPRDAEDAVRGLDGKVICGSRVRVEVSTGMPRRSRYDRPPARRPFDPNDRCYECGEKGHYAYDCHRYSRRRRSRSRSRSRSRSRGRRYSRSRSRSRGRRSRSASYRRSRSISPRRSRSVSPRRSRSGSLKRSRSRSRSRSRSRSVTWPRSRSRSHGRSKSGSPAKSRSKSRSPSPKRRYVDLPNSNIDFVELAF, from the exons ATGTCGCGCTACGGGCGATACGGAGGCG AGACCAAGGTGTACGTGGGCAACCTGGGCACGGGGGCGGGCAAGGGCGAGCTGGAGAGAGCCTTCAGCTACTACGGGCCCCTGAGAACCGTGTGGATCGCGAGGAACCCGCCGGGCTTCGCCTTCGTGGAGTTCGAAGACCCGAGGGACGCTGAAGATGCCGTCCGTGGACTTGACGGGAA GGTGATATGCGGCTCGAGGGTGAGGGTGGAAGTGTCGACGGGGATGCCGCGTCGCTCCCGCTACGACAGGCCTCCTGCGCGGCGCCCCTTTGACCCCAACGACAGGTGCTACGAGTGTGGTGAGAAAGGCCACTATGCCTATGATTGTCACCGCTATAGTCGCCGAAGGAGGAGCAG GTCCAGGTCTAGATCTCGTTCAAGGTCCCGAGGAAGAAGATATTCTCGGTCGCGTAGTCGGAGTCGTGGAAGGAG GTCCAGGTCAGCTTCCTATCGTAGATCTCGGTCCATTTCTCCTCGTAGGTCTAGGTCTGTGTCTCCCCGCCGGTCCCGATCAGGTTCCTTGAAGAGATCAAG gtctAGATCAAGATCCCGATCTAGATCCAGATCTGTTACATGGCCTCGAAGCAG GTCTAGGTCTCATGGCAGATCAAAATCTGGCTCACCGGCTAAGAG TCGGTCAAAGTCCCGATCACCATCTCCAAAGAGAAGGTATGTTGATCTCCCTAATAGTAACATAGACTTCGTAGAGCTGGCATTTTAG
- the GALM gene encoding galactose mutarotase, whose protein sequence is MTEVRREAFGQVPREAGGGAVEKFVLKSDSMEVQILSLGCIIAALEVKGRDGAFSDVVLGFDTLEGYTRKHPFFGAVMGRVANRIAKARFAVDGKEYHLFPNDGPNSLHGGARGFDKVLWSPQVLPNGVCFFRLSPDGEEGYPGDLKVWVTYTLSGGELAINYRAQTNKTTPINLTNHAYFNLAGQGSRDIYDHEISIEADSYLPVDDTRIPTGEVAAVQGTGFDLRQPVELGKHLQKFCLDGFDHNFCLQQAQARRLVARARHLPSGRAMEVHTTQPGIQFYTANNLDGSLKGKGAVTYPKHSAFCLETQNWPDAVNKPHFPSALLRPGEEYNHTTWLMFSAM, encoded by the exons ATGACGGAAGTCAGGAGAGAAGCGTTCGGGCAGGTGCCCAGGGAGGCGGGAGGAGGAGCGGTGGAAAAGTTCGTCTTAAAGTCGGACAGCATGGAAGTGCAGATCCTGTCCTTGGGGTGCATCATCGCCGCTCTGGAAGTGAAGGGCCGGGATGGGGCGTTTTCAGATGTTGTCCTAGGCTTTGACACTTTGGAAG GTTACACGAGGAAGCACCCCTTCTTCGGCGCTGTCATGGGGCGTGTTGCCAACAGGATTGCCAAGGCGAGGTTCGCTGTGGATGGGAAGGAGTATCACCTGTTCCCCAACGATGGGCCCAACAGCCTGCATGGAGGAGCCAGGGGATTTGACAAG GTTCTCTGGAGCCCCCAGGTCCTCCCGAATGGTGTCTGCTTCTTCCGGCTCAGCCCTGATGGTGAGGAAGGCTACCCTGGTGACCTGAAAGTCTGGGTGACGTACACGCTTAGCGGTGGGGAGCTGGCCATCAACTATCGAGCCCAGACCAACAAGACAACACCCATCAACTTGACCAACCATGCGTATTTCAACCTTGCAGGGCAG GGCTCACGGGATATCTACGACCATGAGATTTCTATTGAAGCAGATTCCTACCTGCCTGTGGACGACACCAGGATCCCTACTG GGGAGGTGGCTGCAGTGCAGGGTACCGGCTTTGATCTCCGGCAACCCGTGGAGCTGGGGAAGCACTTGCAGAAGTTTTGTCTGGACGGCTTCGACCACaacttctgcctgcagcaggcgCAGGCTCGACGCCTCGTGGCCAG GGCTCGCCACCTGCCCAGTGGCAGGGCCATGGAGGTTCACACCACCCAGCCTGGCATCCAGTTTTACACCGCAAACAACCTGGATGGCTCCCTGAAGGGCAAAGGCGCTGTCACATACCCCAAGCACTCGGCTTTCTGCCTGGAAACCCAGAACTGGCCTGATGCCGTCAACAAG CCCCACTTCCCCAGTGCCCTACTCCGGCCGGGCGAGGAATACAACCACACCACGTGGCTCATGTTCAGTGCCATGTGA
- the SRSF7 gene encoding serine/arginine-rich splicing factor 7 isoform X1: MSRYGRYGGETKVYVGNLGTGAGKGELERAFSYYGPLRTVWIARNPPGFAFVEFEDPRDAEDAVRGLDGKVICGSRVRVEVSTGMPRRSRYDRPPARRPFDPNDRCYECGEKGHYAYDCHRYSRRRRSRSRSRSRSRSRGRRYSRSRSRSRGRRSRSASYRRSRSISPRRSRSVSPRRSRSGSLKRSRSRSRSRSRSRSVTWPRSRSRSHGRSKSGSPAKSRSKSRSPSPKRSRSPSGSPQRSASPERMD, from the exons ATGTCGCGCTACGGGCGATACGGAGGCG AGACCAAGGTGTACGTGGGCAACCTGGGCACGGGGGCGGGCAAGGGCGAGCTGGAGAGAGCCTTCAGCTACTACGGGCCCCTGAGAACCGTGTGGATCGCGAGGAACCCGCCGGGCTTCGCCTTCGTGGAGTTCGAAGACCCGAGGGACGCTGAAGATGCCGTCCGTGGACTTGACGGGAA GGTGATATGCGGCTCGAGGGTGAGGGTGGAAGTGTCGACGGGGATGCCGCGTCGCTCCCGCTACGACAGGCCTCCTGCGCGGCGCCCCTTTGACCCCAACGACAGGTGCTACGAGTGTGGTGAGAAAGGCCACTATGCCTATGATTGTCACCGCTATAGTCGCCGAAGGAGGAGCAG GTCCAGGTCTAGATCTCGTTCAAGGTCCCGAGGAAGAAGATATTCTCGGTCGCGTAGTCGGAGTCGTGGAAGGAG GTCCAGGTCAGCTTCCTATCGTAGATCTCGGTCCATTTCTCCTCGTAGGTCTAGGTCTGTGTCTCCCCGCCGGTCCCGATCAGGTTCCTTGAAGAGATCAAG gtctAGATCAAGATCCCGATCTAGATCCAGATCTGTTACATGGCCTCGAAGCAG GTCTAGGTCTCATGGCAGATCAAAATCTGGCTCACCGGCTAAGAG TCGGTCAAAGTCCCGATCACCATCTCCAAAGAGAAG tcgTTCACCATCAGGAAGCCCTCAAAGAAGTGCAAGTCCTGAAAGAATGGATTAA